One genomic segment of Hordeum vulgare subsp. vulgare chromosome 2H, MorexV3_pseudomolecules_assembly, whole genome shotgun sequence includes these proteins:
- the LOC123429979 gene encoding ATP synthase subunit 9, mitochondrial-like translates to MIEGAKSIGVRAATIALVGASISIGNFLSSLIHSMAQSPSLAKQSFDYAILGFALTEAIALFAPMMAFLISFVFRSHKKS, encoded by the coding sequence ATGATAGAAGGTGCTAAATCAATAGGTGTCAGAGCTGCTACCATTGCTTTAGTGGGGGCTTCTATCAGTATTGGAAACTTCCTCAGTTCTTTGATTCATTCTATGGCGCAAAGTCCATCTTTGGCTAAACAATCATTTGATTATGCCATTTTGGGCTTTGCTCTCACCGAAGCTATTGCATTGTTTGCCCCAATGATGGCCTTTTTGATCTCATTCGTTTTCCGATCCCATAAAAAGTCATGA